The following proteins come from a genomic window of bacterium:
- a CDS encoding 2-oxoacid:acceptor oxidoreductase subunit alpha, producing MGTDLNIRVTGGAGQGVHTAGGLLCRLAVAAGHHFHATQDYLSRIRGGRNAYSVRIREIPVRAGRHQADIVLTLDPSLLPHILPSVAPGGIVVCDLPAEGAGSADARVVAAPLKELAIAAGSPILANIVGAGIVARMLGIPPETVDRALIREFKGDFLEKNRVAARIGGEWADPRVPSVYRLHERTFHPRMILAGNEALALGAVAGGCKFAAGYPMTPGSGILLGLSEDGPPLGLVFEQAEDEIAALNMAIGASYAGARAMVATSGGGFALMVEALSLAGMMETPVVVALAMRPGPATGMPTRTGQEDLAFALSAGHGEFPRLVLSPGSVEEAYALAHLAMEMSEAYQVPCILLTDQYLADTVVDADPGDFPVVPVNRRIVRGNDVPRDAKGRYLRYAFTGDGVSPMAVPGEPGITVVADSDEHTEDGHLTEDHAVRIAMVEKRTRKGEALEMETLPPLLAGPPDGEVLLIGFGSTKGAIAEAREILSAGGIAAAAVHLRQVAPFPARAVSEILDRYRTTLTVENNRLGQLARLIRSETGREVSGTIARFDGLPFTPGEVVERVKERR from the coding sequence ATGGGCACCGACCTCAACATCCGGGTGACCGGCGGAGCCGGCCAGGGGGTGCACACCGCCGGCGGGCTCCTCTGCCGCCTTGCCGTCGCCGCGGGGCATCATTTCCACGCCACGCAGGACTACCTGAGCCGGATCCGGGGGGGGCGGAACGCGTATTCCGTCCGGATCCGCGAGATCCCGGTCCGCGCGGGGCGGCATCAGGCGGACATCGTGCTCACCCTCGATCCTTCGCTTCTCCCGCACATTCTGCCTTCGGTCGCCCCGGGAGGCATTGTCGTCTGCGACCTCCCGGCGGAAGGAGCGGGGAGTGCGGATGCGCGGGTGGTCGCGGCGCCGCTCAAGGAACTGGCGATCGCCGCGGGAAGCCCGATTCTCGCGAACATCGTGGGGGCCGGCATCGTCGCCCGCATGCTCGGAATCCCGCCGGAAACGGTGGATCGCGCCCTGATCCGCGAGTTCAAGGGCGATTTCCTCGAAAAGAACCGGGTGGCGGCGCGGATTGGGGGCGAGTGGGCGGATCCGCGCGTTCCCTCGGTGTACCGTCTGCACGAGAGGACGTTCCATCCCCGGATGATCCTTGCCGGGAACGAAGCGCTGGCCCTCGGGGCGGTGGCGGGGGGGTGCAAGTTCGCCGCCGGGTACCCGATGACGCCGGGCAGCGGCATCCTGCTCGGTCTCTCCGAGGATGGACCGCCGCTGGGGCTCGTCTTCGAGCAGGCCGAGGACGAGATCGCGGCCCTGAACATGGCGATCGGCGCCTCGTACGCGGGTGCGCGGGCGATGGTGGCCACCTCCGGCGGCGGGTTCGCCCTGATGGTGGAGGCGCTCTCGCTGGCGGGGATGATGGAAACGCCCGTGGTGGTGGCGCTGGCGATGCGCCCGGGGCCGGCCACGGGGATGCCGACCCGCACGGGGCAAGAGGACCTCGCCTTCGCCCTTTCGGCGGGGCACGGGGAGTTTCCCCGTCTCGTGCTTTCCCCCGGCTCGGTCGAGGAGGCGTACGCGCTGGCGCACCTCGCGATGGAGATGTCGGAGGCGTACCAGGTCCCGTGCATTCTTCTCACGGACCAGTACCTTGCCGACACCGTGGTGGACGCCGACCCCGGGGATTTCCCCGTCGTCCCCGTGAACCGGCGGATCGTCCGCGGGAACGACGTGCCGAGGGACGCGAAAGGAAGGTATCTCCGGTACGCGTTCACGGGGGACGGCGTCTCCCCGATGGCCGTGCCCGGCGAGCCGGGGATCACCGTGGTCGCGGACAGCGACGAGCACACGGAGGACGGCCACCTGACGGAGGATCACGCGGTCCGGATCGCGATGGTGGAGAAGCGGACGAGGAAGGGGGAGGCGCTGGAGATGGAGACGCTGCCGCCGCTCCTCGCCGGCCCCCCGGACGGGGAAGTCCTGCTGATCGGATTCGGTTCCACGAAGGGGGCGATCGCCGAGGCGCGGGAGATCCTGTCGGCAGGAGGGATCGCCGCCGCCGCGGTCCACCTGCGACAGGTGGCCCCGTTCCCGGCGCGGGCGGTGTCGGAGATCCTCGACCGCTACCGGACCACGCTCACGGTGGAAAACAACCGCTTGGGGCAGCTGGCGCGCCTGATCCGGTCGGAGACGGGGCGCGAGGTTTCGGGGACGATCGCGCGGTTCGACGGTCTGCCGTTTACCCCGGGGGAAGTGGTGGAACGCGTGAAGGAGCGGCGATGA
- a CDS encoding 2-oxoacid ferredoxin oxidoreductase (catalyzes the coenzyme A-dependent decarboxylation of 2-oxoacids, such as pyruvate and 2-oxoglutarate): MSGLFDTDVENAWCPGCGNFAILNAVKKALERTGKAKHEIVLVSGIGQAAKLPHHVDVNVFNGLHGRALPAALAIRMANPSLVVVVTSGDGDIYGEGGNHFVHNIRRNPDIAVFVHDNQVYGLTKGQPSPTSDPGWAGSLQRSGVVSGPFPPLAVAIALGCGFVARGLAADVEFTSDLMFQAIAHKGFALVDILQPCVTFNKKNTYQWYGKMAYKLPPDHDPADRMRALELSLEWEERIPIGVLYRREDRPAFEEQHPGVGYPPLHARETPPETVRDLLRKRLFTLP, translated from the coding sequence ATGAGCGGGTTATTCGACACGGACGTCGAGAACGCCTGGTGCCCCGGGTGCGGCAACTTCGCGATCCTCAACGCGGTGAAAAAGGCGTTGGAGCGGACGGGGAAGGCGAAGCACGAGATCGTCCTCGTCTCCGGCATCGGACAGGCGGCGAAATTGCCCCACCACGTGGACGTAAACGTCTTCAACGGTCTCCACGGCCGCGCTCTTCCCGCCGCCCTGGCGATCAGGATGGCCAACCCGTCGCTCGTCGTCGTCGTGACCAGCGGCGACGGCGACATCTACGGCGAGGGGGGGAACCACTTCGTTCACAACATCCGCCGCAATCCCGACATCGCCGTGTTCGTCCATGACAACCAGGTGTACGGGCTGACGAAGGGGCAGCCGTCCCCCACCAGCGACCCGGGGTGGGCGGGGTCGCTTCAGCGATCCGGGGTCGTTTCGGGCCCCTTCCCGCCGCTCGCCGTAGCGATCGCGCTCGGGTGCGGGTTCGTCGCTCGAGGCCTGGCCGCCGACGTCGAGTTCACCTCGGACCTGATGTTCCAGGCGATCGCGCACAAGGGGTTCGCCCTGGTGGATATCCTCCAGCCGTGCGTTACGTTCAACAAGAAGAACACGTACCAGTGGTACGGGAAGATGGCGTACAAGCTCCCGCCCGACCACGACCCGGCCGACCGGATGCGGGCGCTCGAGCTGTCGCTGGAATGGGAGGAGCGGATTCCCATCGGTGTTCTCTACCGCCGGGAGGACCGCCCCGCGTTCGAGGAACAGCACCCGGGCGTGGGATACCCGCCGCTGCACGCGCGCGAGACGCCGCCGGAGACGGTGCGCGACCTGCTCCGCAAGCGCCTCTTCACGCTCCCGTAA
- a CDS encoding FliA/WhiG family RNA polymerase sigma factor, whose protein sequence is MMQGQVALSKDRIRKTSPRKTRKPDREAIVNDFLPSIRIHAARLKMRIPPHIETDDLVSSGVVGLLDALNRYDDSRGIKFKTYAEFRIRGAMLDYLREMDWFPRSARQHSTRLQQTYTRLENMLGRAPEEEEVAENLGVTVDELRRQLATFMGMTVFSLDALQDENEEAGAGWRHVLAEAAMDESREEELTRELKDVLGKAIDMLPERERQLIAFYYQEDLTLREISRIFGLGEPRVCQLHAQAVLRLKGKINRHFR, encoded by the coding sequence ATGATGCAGGGACAGGTAGCGCTTTCCAAGGACAGGATCCGAAAGACATCCCCCCGGAAAACCCGCAAACCCGACCGGGAGGCGATCGTCAACGACTTCCTCCCGAGCATCCGCATTCATGCCGCGCGCCTTAAGATGCGCATCCCTCCCCACATCGAGACCGACGATCTCGTCAGCTCCGGCGTCGTCGGGCTGCTGGACGCGCTGAACCGGTACGACGACTCCCGGGGGATCAAGTTCAAGACGTACGCCGAGTTCCGGATCCGCGGGGCCATGCTCGACTACCTTCGCGAGATGGACTGGTTCCCGCGGTCGGCGCGGCAACACTCGACCCGGCTGCAGCAGACCTACACCCGGCTCGAAAACATGCTCGGAAGGGCCCCCGAGGAAGAGGAGGTCGCGGAGAACCTGGGGGTGACCGTCGACGAGCTTCGCAGGCAGCTGGCGACGTTCATGGGGATGACCGTGTTCTCCCTCGACGCCCTCCAGGACGAGAACGAGGAAGCCGGCGCGGGGTGGCGCCACGTGCTGGCCGAGGCGGCGATGGACGAAAGCCGGGAAGAGGAGCTCACCCGGGAACTGAAAGACGTCCTCGGGAAGGCGATCGACATGCTCCCCGAGCGCGAACGGCAGCTGATCGCGTTCTACTACCAGGAGGACCTGACCCTGCGCGAGATCAGCCGGATCTTCGGGCTGGGCGAGCCCCGCGTCTGCCAGCTTCACGCACAGGCGGTCTTGAGGCTGAAGGGAAAGATCAACCGCCACTTCCGGTAG
- a CDS encoding response regulator, giving the protein MTSLRSRIAEAVDGIGLSAEQREEILHRMEAFLDALVRAGDAERDARFEALSTRVREAEEQLAQAQKMEAIGRLTGGIAHDFNNLLTGILGYSSLLKTFLPENGRGYEAAAYIERSARRASELTRQLLAYSRRETPRFRPVDLRKVTGEAIGILARSVNRNVEIHTDFHHPQEPVAGDTGSLVQALLNLGVNAADAMPGGGNLTFSTAPFVSDGEVCLDDVLVPEGRYVSICVADTGSGIPEEIRGEVFAPFFTTKAPGEGTGLGLSMVYSCVRTHGGFLRLVSSVGVGTTFQILLPVMEEPGDADEPRVARTEVPRGTETVLVVDDEEIPLNLLCDVLRSLGYTTLPAASGEEAIEIFRYAPEKVALVIVDRIMAGLDGIETVARLRAIRPGLRTILCSGTSEGGRPPTGAVPDVFDDFLQKPYERETLARTVRSVLDMEPSRF; this is encoded by the coding sequence TTGACCTCGCTCCGATCCCGAATCGCGGAAGCCGTCGACGGGATCGGCCTTTCCGCGGAACAGCGGGAGGAGATCCTCCACCGGATGGAAGCGTTCCTCGACGCTTTGGTGCGCGCCGGGGACGCGGAGCGGGACGCGCGGTTCGAGGCGCTTTCGACCCGGGTCCGGGAGGCCGAGGAGCAGCTCGCGCAGGCGCAGAAGATGGAGGCGATCGGGCGGCTGACCGGCGGGATCGCCCACGACTTCAACAACCTCCTGACAGGGATCCTCGGCTACTCTTCCCTCCTCAAGACGTTCCTTCCCGAAAACGGCCGTGGGTACGAGGCGGCCGCCTACATCGAACGGTCCGCCCGCCGGGCCTCCGAGCTGACCCGGCAGCTTCTCGCCTATTCCCGGCGGGAGACCCCGAGGTTCCGCCCGGTGGATCTCCGGAAAGTGACCGGGGAGGCGATCGGGATCCTCGCCCGCTCCGTGAACAGGAACGTCGAGATCCACACCGATTTCCATCACCCGCAGGAACCCGTGGCGGGAGACACGGGGTCCCTCGTGCAGGCGCTGCTGAACCTGGGCGTCAACGCCGCGGACGCCATGCCCGGCGGCGGGAACCTGACGTTCTCCACCGCCCCCTTCGTTTCCGACGGGGAGGTTTGCCTGGACGACGTCCTCGTTCCCGAGGGCCGGTACGTCTCCATCTGCGTGGCCGACACGGGAAGCGGCATCCCGGAGGAGATCCGCGGGGAGGTATTCGCCCCCTTCTTCACGACCAAGGCGCCGGGAGAGGGGACGGGGCTCGGCCTCTCGATGGTGTACAGCTGCGTCCGCACCCACGGTGGCTTCCTGCGCCTCGTGAGCAGCGTCGGCGTGGGCACGACATTCCAGATCTTGCTCCCGGTCATGGAGGAACCGGGGGATGCCGACGAACCGCGCGTGGCCAGGACGGAAGTTCCCCGGGGAACCGAGACCGTGCTCGTCGTCGACGACGAGGAGATCCCCCTGAACCTCCTGTGCGACGTGCTCCGTTCCCTGGGGTACACGACCCTGCCCGCCGCCTCCGGCGAGGAGGCGATCGAGATCTTTCGCTACGCGCCGGAGAAGGTAGCCCTGGTGATCGTGGACCGGATCATGGCCGGGTTGGACGGCATCGAAACCGTCGCGCGCCTCCGCGCCATCCGTCCCGGCCTCCGGACGATCCTCTGCTCCGGGACCTCCGAAGGTGGAAGACCCCCCACCGGCGCCGTTCCCGACGTGTTCGACGATTTCCTGCAGAAGCCGTACGAGCGGGAGACGCTGGCCCGCACGGTCCGATCCGTTCTCGACATGGAACCGTCAAGATTTTGA